A genomic window from Shewanella vesiculosa includes:
- a CDS encoding DMT family transporter, translating into MKTDALRGKLFLLLATMLAGVGWIASKLVILHMPGEVFIAARFLIASLILLPFCYQQILALRGKQIAALCGVGLVLAASIEVWVHAITISDTLSEGAFIMSLAMIIAPFISWLLFKVRPNRMFWITLPIACIGIMLLTITTGWEVDNSQWFFLLSSALLSLHFVLNKRVLTNIKPLTSICVQLFMVGGCW; encoded by the coding sequence ATGAAAACAGACGCTTTACGCGGCAAGCTATTCTTATTACTGGCCACTATGCTTGCTGGTGTAGGCTGGATAGCCTCTAAACTTGTAATTTTACACATGCCTGGTGAGGTGTTTATTGCAGCTCGCTTTTTAATCGCCAGTCTGATTTTATTGCCATTTTGCTATCAGCAGATTTTAGCCCTGCGAGGCAAGCAAATTGCCGCTCTGTGTGGCGTTGGCCTTGTATTAGCGGCATCGATTGAAGTATGGGTACATGCGATTACCATTTCAGATACCCTGTCTGAAGGCGCATTTATCATGAGTTTAGCAATGATTATTGCACCATTTATTTCTTGGCTATTATTCAAAGTAAGACCTAACCGCATGTTTTGGATAACGCTGCCTATAGCCTGCATTGGTATTATGTTATTGACCATCACAACGGGCTGGGAGGTGGATAACAGTCAATGGTTTTTCTTATTATCGTCGGCCTTACTGTCATTACATTTTGTACTTAACAAGCGAGTTCTGACCAATATAAAGCCATTAACATCCATCTGCGTTCAATTATTTATGGTGGGGGGTTGCTGGTAG
- a CDS encoding EamA family transporter: MALVSPEHFELNGQLFFWFAVSTVIATSVRYLLQTLGQFNVKLETASLIMILEPIWTLILSISFLNEVVEVQKLIGGGVILLSLFIYIKFSKK, translated from the coding sequence ATGGCGCTGGTGTCACCTGAGCATTTTGAACTCAATGGCCAGCTGTTTTTTTGGTTTGCTGTGTCCACTGTGATTGCCACCAGCGTGCGCTACTTGTTACAAACCCTTGGCCAGTTTAACGTTAAGCTAGAAACGGCCTCATTGATCATGATTTTAGAGCCCATTTGGACATTAATCTTGTCTATTAGCTTTCTTAATGAAGTGGTTGAGGTACAAAAGCTTATCGGTGGCGGAGTGATTCTGCTGTCACTGTTTATTTATATCAAATTTTCTAAAAAGTAG